From the genome of Opisthocomus hoazin isolate bOpiHoa1 chromosome 8, bOpiHoa1.hap1, whole genome shotgun sequence, one region includes:
- the DCLRE1C gene encoding protein artemis isoform X2, whose amino-acid sequence MKHLVRFLFEGENGTVLYTGDFRLAKGEAARMELLHSGTRVKDIQSVYLDTTFCDPRFYHIPSREECLKGILELVRSWTSLTRYHVVWLNCKAAYGYEYLFVNLSEELGIKVHVNKLDMFRNMPEILYHVTTDRHTQIHACRHPRDDDCFRWNRLPCGMTCQNGTPLHIISIKPSTMWFGERIKKTNVIVRTGESTYRACFSFHSSYSEIKDFLSYIRPVNVYPNVLPVGGTEDKVMEILKPLCRSYRRNLEPRYKPLGTLKRVHSRDLSDTDEDDLFDSELPSARPKIPKQQRDESRPSSTGQSENAEGNINKSTESCKATPTFTSLKVDFMDCEESNDDDEDDEEESEKNIVQILSPEPDATSTSNFNGVTSDQQESNANIPRWDAFFKCNKLEESSENEDNFPSSADAGGSQSLFSDSDGVSDSTHISSQNSSQSTYISEQGSQGWDSQTDTVLITSQERSALDFSCFGKGGGRAVIPGWQEAARDGQPEDSRWKPPGQSRSCVHDAAGDLKSKGREKDAEAGTARVQGAPVEWSDDSRTPDLELRRDSQSSSDFEIPLTPDAEAPQPDKLHCLYTKLAAGENILSNKKVS is encoded by the exons GTTTTTGTTTGAAGGTGAGAATGGCACTGTGCTGTATACGGGGGATTTCAGGCTTGCAAAAGGAGAAGCAGCCAGAATGGAGCTTTTGCATTCAGGGACCAG AGTAAAAGACATCCAGAGTGTGTATTTGGACACCACTTTTTGTGATCCCAGATTTTATCATATACCAAGCCGG GAGGAATGTTTGAAGGGGATCTTGGAGTTAGTGCGAAGCTGGACCTCGCTGACTCGCTATCATGTTGTGTGGctgaactgcaaagctgcttaCGGATATGAATATTTATTTGTAAACCTCAGTGAGGAACTTGGAATCAAG GTGCACGTGAACAAACTGGATATGTTCAGAAACATGCCAGAAATCCTCTACCATGTTACTACAGACCGACACACGCAGATTCACGCCTGTCGACATCCTCGG GATGATGACTGCTTTCGATGGAACAGACTGCCCTGTGGGATGACTTGCCAAAATGGAACTCCCTTGCACATAATCAGCATCAAACCCTCCACCATGTGGTTTGGAGAAAGGATCAAGAAAACCAATGTGATAGTGAG gactgGGGAGAGTACATACAGagcttgtttctctttccattcTTCATACAGCGAG ATAAAGGATTTTCTGAGCTATATCCGTCCTGTGAACGTGTATCCCAATGTTCTGCCAGTGGGTGGGACGGAGGACAAAGTGATGGAGAT ATTAAAGCCATTGTGCCGGTCGTACAGGAGAAACCTGGAACCCAGGTACAAGCCCTTAGGAACCCTGAAGAGAGTCCACAGCAGAGACTTATCTGATACAG ATGAAGATGATCTCTTTGACTCGGAACTACCCTCTGCAAGGCCTAAGATTCCAAAACAGCAGAGAGACGAGAGCAGGCCCTCCAGCACAGGACAATCTGAAAATGCTGAAGGAAACATTAATAAGAGCACAGAAAGCTGCAAAGCAACCCCAACTTTCACCTCCCTCAAGGTAGACTTCATGGACTGTGAGGAATcaaatgatgatgatgaagatgatgaagaagaatctgaaaaaaatatagtTCAAATTCTCTCCCCTGAGCCAGACGCCACTTCCACATCAAATTTCAATGGAGTAACGAGCGACCAACAGGAGTCTAATGCCAACATCCCTCGCTGGGATGCATTTTTTAAGTGCAACAAGCTAGAAGAAAGCTCTGAAAATGAGGACAACTTCCCATCTTCAGCAGATGCTGGCGGGTCCCAGTCGCTCTTCAGTGATTCGGATGGAGTAAGCGACTCCACGCACATCTCCTCCCAGAATTCTTCTCAGTCGACATACAtatcggagcagggcagccagggctgggatAGCCAAACGGACACGGTGCTCATCACCTCCCAGGAGAGAAGCGCCTTGGACTTCAGCTGCTTCGGCAAAGGCGGGGGCAGAGCGGTTATTCCTGGGTGGCAGGAGGCTGCCAGAGACGGTCAGCCTGAGGACAGCAGGTGGAAGCCACCGGGTCAGAGCAGATCTTGTGTCCATGACGCTGCCGGTGACTTGAAAAGCAAAGGCCGTGAGAAGGACGCAGAAGCTGGCACTGCTCGCGTTCAAGGTGCGCCGGTGGAGTGGAGCGACGACTCCAGGACTCCCGATCTAGAGCTGAGGAGGGACTCCCAGAGCTCCTCCGACTTCGAAATCCCCTTGACTCCTGACGCTGAAGCGCCTCAGCCAGACAAACTGCACTGTTTATATACGAAGCTAGCAGCAGGCGAAAACATACTCAGTAACAAAAAAGTCTCCTGA